One Danio rerio strain Tuebingen ecotype United States chromosome 9, GRCz12tu, whole genome shotgun sequence genomic region harbors:
- the si:dkey-90l23.2 gene encoding uncharacterized protein isoform X1, protein MFTLSVVFALVLLSCSQLISAGTVVTCIDSELYLSCDVGVIFVKSVTLGSQSTRYCGPAKPQNEIRCFAIPVPAVAKWCNGREECDVDKQQVIGEDPCFNPYTYYTTTYTCVPGKTSVTCEGKNSELKCVAKGKEAAQYPPPMMFSLIHVSAHASTCGSPITVHNCG, encoded by the exons ATGTTTACTCTTAGTGTTGTCTTTGCTT TAGTGCTTTTGAGCTGCAGCCAGCTGATATCTGCAG gcacTGTAGTTACGTGTATAGATTCTGAACTTTATCTCAGCTGCG atgttggtGTGATCTTCGTGAAGTCTGTGACACTAGGATCACAAAGCACTCGTTATTGTGGACCTGCAAAACCACAAAATGAAATTAGGTGTTTTGCAATTCCAGTTCCAGCAGTCGCTAAATG GTGTAACGGACGGGAAGAGTGTGACGTAGACAAGCAACAAGTTATTGGAGAAGATCCCTGTTTTAACCCCTACACGTACTACACTACCACCTACACTTGTGTCCCAGGAA AAACGAGTGTAACTTGTGAAGGCAAAAATAGTGAATTGAAGTGTG TTGCGAAGGGAAAAGAAGCTGCACAGTATCCGCCTCCAATGATGTTTTCTCTGATCCATGTGTCGGCACACGCAAGTACCTGTGGATCTCCTATAAC
- the si:dkey-90l23.2 gene encoding uncharacterized protein LOC327034 isoform 2 precursor (isoform 2 precursor is encoded by transcript variant 2) has protein sequence MFTLSVVFALVLLSCSQLISAGTVVTCIDSELYLSCDVGVIFVKSVTLGSQSTRYCGPAKPQNEIRCFAIPVPAVAKWCNGREECDVDKQQVIGEDPCFNPYTYYTTTYTCVPGKTSVTCEGKNSELKCARGKLKVIAANYGRTDDFTCLERRPIKKRINTKCFAPNSLDLVQQSCEGKRSCTVSASNDVFSDPCVGTRKYLWISYNCS, from the exons ATGTTTACTCTTAGTGTTGTCTTTGCTT TAGTGCTTTTGAGCTGCAGCCAGCTGATATCTGCAG gcacTGTAGTTACGTGTATAGATTCTGAACTTTATCTCAGCTGCG atgttggtGTGATCTTCGTGAAGTCTGTGACACTAGGATCACAAAGCACTCGTTATTGTGGACCTGCAAAACCACAAAATGAAATTAGGTGTTTTGCAATTCCAGTTCCAGCAGTCGCTAAATG GTGTAACGGACGGGAAGAGTGTGACGTAGACAAGCAACAAGTTATTGGAGAAGATCCCTGTTTTAACCCCTACACGTACTACACTACCACCTACACTTGTGTCCCAGGAA AAACGAGTGTAACTTGTGAAGGCAAAAATAGTGAATTGAAGTGTG CACGTGGTAAGCTTAAGGTAATTGCTGCAAACTATGGACGTACTGATGATTTCACTTGCTTGGAAAGACGTCCAATCAAAAAGCGCATAAATACAAAATGCTTTGCACCGAACTCACTGGATCTTGTGCAACAAAG TTGCGAAGGGAAAAGAAGCTGCACAGTATCCGCCTCCAATGATGTTTTCTCTGATCCATGTGTCGGCACACGCAAGTACCTGTGGATCTCCTATAAC
- the si:dkey-90l23.2 gene encoding uncharacterized protein isoform X2, protein MFTLSVVFALVLLSCSQLISAGTVVTCIDSELYLSCDVGVIFVKSVTLGSQSTRYCGPAKPQNEIRCFAIPVPAVAKWCNGREECDVDKQQVIGEDPCFNPYTYYTTTYTCVPGIAKGKEAAQYPPPMMFSLIHVSAHASTCGSPITVHNCG, encoded by the exons ATGTTTACTCTTAGTGTTGTCTTTGCTT TAGTGCTTTTGAGCTGCAGCCAGCTGATATCTGCAG gcacTGTAGTTACGTGTATAGATTCTGAACTTTATCTCAGCTGCG atgttggtGTGATCTTCGTGAAGTCTGTGACACTAGGATCACAAAGCACTCGTTATTGTGGACCTGCAAAACCACAAAATGAAATTAGGTGTTTTGCAATTCCAGTTCCAGCAGTCGCTAAATG GTGTAACGGACGGGAAGAGTGTGACGTAGACAAGCAACAAGTTATTGGAGAAGATCCCTGTTTTAACCCCTACACGTACTACACTACCACCTACACTTGTGTCCCAGGAA TTGCGAAGGGAAAAGAAGCTGCACAGTATCCGCCTCCAATGATGTTTTCTCTGATCCATGTGTCGGCACACGCAAGTACCTGTGGATCTCCTATAAC